From a single Shewanella donghaensis genomic region:
- a CDS encoding heme ABC transporter ATP-binding protein, producing the protein MKSHAKSQSMTFDDTHLGLHRNTGVSADVKGNNPILPINNSAVKIRNLSVNIGNKPVLSDVNLQLKSGQVTALLGPNGAGKSTLLKSLCQEVTLSTGDISVYGEQLKSWDRQQLAKSLAVLPQHASLTFPFKVHEVVEMGLYPLTVNQQQGQAIVDEKLEQVALTALKYRSYPTLSGGEKQRVQLARVLTQLAQAPENPILLLDEPTSALDLAQQHRVLSLAKSLAHDHHYAVIVVLHDLNQACQYADRLVILENGVVVSDAAPAQALTADIIEKVWHYKPTMMLDAKTNTQYIF; encoded by the coding sequence ATGAAGTCCCATGCAAAATCCCAATCGATGACGTTTGATGATACTCATCTAGGCTTACACAGAAATACGGGGGTAAGTGCGGATGTAAAAGGTAACAACCCTATTCTACCAATAAATAATAGCGCGGTTAAAATCCGTAATTTATCCGTTAACATTGGTAATAAACCGGTCTTATCAGATGTCAATTTACAGCTTAAATCGGGTCAAGTAACTGCATTGCTAGGGCCAAATGGCGCAGGAAAATCCACCTTACTAAAAAGCCTTTGCCAGGAGGTAACTTTAAGCACGGGTGATATTAGCGTTTATGGTGAACAGCTTAAAAGTTGGGATAGACAACAATTAGCAAAATCATTAGCGGTTTTACCGCAACATGCGTCACTGACCTTCCCTTTTAAAGTTCATGAAGTGGTTGAGATGGGTTTATACCCGTTGACGGTAAACCAGCAACAGGGCCAAGCCATTGTTGATGAGAAATTAGAGCAAGTTGCCCTAACAGCACTAAAGTATCGTAGCTATCCCACTTTATCAGGTGGTGAAAAACAACGAGTTCAACTTGCAAGAGTATTGACCCAGCTAGCACAAGCACCTGAAAATCCCATTTTATTGTTAGATGAACCCACATCTGCACTGGATTTAGCCCAGCAACATAGGGTGTTGTCATTAGCAAAATCCTTAGCCCATGACCACCATTACGCGGTTATTGTGGTGCTGCATGACCTTAATCAAGCATGCCAATATGCTGACAGGTTAGTCATTCTTGAGAATGGGGTGGTCGTTAGTGATGCCGCTCCTGCGCAAGCCTTAACCGCAGACATTATCGAGAAAGTATGGCATTACAAACCCACGATGATGCTTGATGCTAAAACTAACACCCAGTACATCTTCTAA
- a CDS encoding FecCD family ABC transporter permease, whose product MQNQRWLWPCLITALVITSLLSVSIGPLQISPTTSFNAVVNWATQQPLSTVAPHEQLVINNVRLPRTLLALAVGATLAQCGAVMQGLFRNPLADPGIIGVSSGAALGAAVCIVLFPNGGEYLVAFSAFVAGLITTLLVYKLASSPSGTSVVLLLLSGVAVASLAGSGIGVLTYMANDMALRDLTLWQMGSIAGAQWHYVILSLIALAIISWHFNRNAKALNALLLGEAEARHLGLDVDKLKLRLIILCAIGVGIAVAATGIIGFIGLVVPHLVRMIVGPDHKLLLPLSAILGAGILVLADIGARSIVAPSELPVGLVTALLGAPFFILLLLKQRNKLV is encoded by the coding sequence ATGCAAAATCAACGTTGGCTTTGGCCCTGTTTAATCACTGCATTAGTGATAACAAGCCTGTTGTCGGTCAGCATAGGTCCATTGCAAATTAGCCCAACCACCAGCTTTAATGCTGTGGTGAATTGGGCCACGCAACAACCATTATCGACAGTAGCGCCTCACGAACAATTGGTCATTAACAATGTGCGCTTACCACGCACTTTACTCGCACTCGCCGTTGGCGCAACGTTGGCACAATGTGGCGCTGTAATGCAGGGCCTATTTAGAAACCCATTAGCAGACCCTGGCATTATTGGTGTCTCATCGGGGGCTGCTTTAGGCGCTGCTGTTTGTATCGTGTTATTCCCCAATGGCGGCGAATATTTAGTGGCATTTAGCGCCTTCGTAGCCGGTTTAATCACCACGCTTTTGGTGTATAAACTCGCCTCAAGCCCTAGCGGAACATCAGTGGTACTGTTACTGCTATCAGGTGTTGCAGTGGCATCATTAGCAGGCTCAGGCATTGGCGTATTAACTTACATGGCCAATGATATGGCTTTACGAGACTTAACCTTATGGCAAATGGGCTCCATTGCTGGAGCTCAGTGGCATTATGTCATTTTAAGCTTGATAGCTTTAGCCATCATTAGCTGGCACTTTAACCGCAATGCAAAAGCCCTTAATGCTTTATTACTGGGTGAAGCGGAAGCAAGGCACCTTGGTCTTGACGTAGATAAGCTCAAATTGCGTCTCATCATCCTATGCGCTATTGGGGTTGGCATCGCGGTTGCTGCCACGGGAATTATTGGTTTTATCGGCCTTGTTGTGCCTCATTTAGTCAGAATGATAGTGGGACCAGATCATAAACTGCTGCTACCACTGAGTGCGATATTAGGTGCAGGTATATTGGTACTCGCCGATATTGGCGCCCGCTCGATTGTTGCTCCATCTGAATTACCAGTGGGCTTAGTCACAGCACTGCTTGGTGCACCTTTCTTTATTTTGTTGCTGCTAAAGCAGCGCAATAAGTTGGTATAA